From the genome of Paracoccus seriniphilus, one region includes:
- a CDS encoding DUF2848 domain-containing protein yields MRFIVNDTPLDLDPAHLIIAGWTGRDAAAIQHHIDELAELGVKPPSTTPLFYRVSAGLLTTGDSIQVVGNASSGEVEPMILQSGGQRWLGLGSDHTDRALEAHSVAMSKQVCAKPCAARLWPWEDVADRLEDIRLESWIEEDGEWVVYQQGTLASIRPLGELIDGGSLDALSRDGAVAMMCGTFGAIGGVRPATRFRMTMTDPARDRSISHEYSMVQLPEIA; encoded by the coding sequence ATGCGTTTCATCGTGAACGACACACCGCTGGATCTCGATCCGGCCCATCTGATCATCGCGGGCTGGACCGGTCGTGACGCCGCCGCGATCCAGCACCATATCGACGAGCTGGCCGAACTGGGGGTCAAACCGCCCTCGACGACGCCACTGTTTTATCGCGTTTCGGCGGGATTGCTGACCACCGGTGACTCGATCCAGGTCGTCGGCAATGCCTCGTCGGGCGAGGTCGAGCCGATGATCCTGCAATCGGGCGGGCAACGCTGGCTGGGGCTTGGTTCGGACCACACCGACCGCGCGCTGGAGGCACATTCCGTCGCCATGTCGAAGCAGGTCTGCGCCAAGCCCTGCGCCGCCCGACTTTGGCCCTGGGAGGACGTCGCGGATCGTCTTGAGGATATCCGGCTGGAAAGCTGGATCGAAGAGGATGGCGAATGGGTTGTCTATCAGCAGGGAACGCTGGCCTCGATCCGCCCCCTGGGCGAGTTGATCGACGGCGGCAGTCTGGATGCGCTGTCCCGCGATGGTGCCGTGGCAATGATGTGCGGCACTTTCGGTGCCATTGGCGGTGTGCGCCCCGCCACGCGGTTCCGCATGACCATGACCGATCCGGCCCGCGACCGCAGCATCAGCCACGAATACAGCATGGTTCAACTGCCTGAGATCGCTTAG
- a CDS encoding 5-oxoprolinase subunit B family protein, whose product MGDDDSLTPEIHPAGPDALLLRFALTPCPAAMAAAQVLAAQLERDPPEGVVEIAPALVSVLLRFDPAITQRATLAQAVLTRADAIASRHMAPPPPTRRWTIPAAFGGENGPHLEQVARKLSITPAAAIAQVCDSELRVLAIGFAPGQPYIGLLPEPWDLPRLSDLTPSVPAGAVVVAVRQIVMFGAPSATGWRQIARSAFRTFLPERAEPMPLRPGDAIRYAPVSDSEIAALARHEDGLGGAKLEVLA is encoded by the coding sequence ATGGGCGATGATGACAGCCTGACCCCGGAAATTCATCCCGCCGGGCCTGACGCATTGCTTTTGCGCTTTGCGCTGACGCCCTGCCCCGCCGCCATGGCTGCCGCGCAGGTGCTGGCGGCGCAGCTTGAACGCGATCCGCCGGAGGGCGTTGTTGAAATCGCCCCGGCACTGGTCTCGGTCCTGCTGCGCTTTGACCCCGCCATCACGCAACGCGCCACGCTGGCGCAGGCGGTGCTGACACGGGCCGATGCCATCGCAAGCCGGCATATGGCGCCGCCACCGCCGACACGGCGCTGGACCATCCCCGCCGCCTTTGGCGGGGAAAACGGTCCGCATCTTGAGCAGGTCGCCCGGAAGCTGTCCATCACCCCCGCGGCCGCCATTGCGCAGGTCTGTGACAGCGAGCTGCGCGTTCTGGCCATCGGCTTTGCACCGGGGCAGCCCTATATCGGCCTGCTGCCCGAACCATGGGATCTGCCGCGCCTGTCCGATCTGACGCCCTCGGTTCCCGCGGGGGCCGTGGTGGTGGCCGTGCGCCAGATCGTGATGTTTGGTGCACCCTCGGCCACCGGCTGGCGCCAGATCGCCCGCAGCGCCTTTCGCACCTTTCTGCCCGAGCGCGCCGAGCCGATGCCGCTGCGCCCTGGTGACGCCATCCGCTATGCACCGGTCTCGGATTCGGAAATTGCCGCTTTGGCCCGTCACGAGGACGGTCTGGGCGGCGCCAAGCTGGAGGTTCTGGCGTGA
- a CDS encoding biotin-dependent carboxyltransferase family protein: protein MTHLTIERADGLLTVQDLGRPGYLAQGLSRGGAMDRRALFEASALLGHDSPLAAIEMAAAGGVFTVSQPTRVALTGAPMMATLDDSPLRWHATHLLQPGQKLRIGGAQAGVYGYLTPAGGITCAPWLNSRAAHLTCGIGALLQSGQGLPCGVDDTPDAPPRIVDAQPRFNGGLLRIAPGPQTDLFDTETLERFLGAEFTRGARGNRQGVQLDADARFTSRFAAGLASDVIGPGDVQMTGDGIPYVLMAECQTVGGYPRIGSVVPADLPIIAQAAPGTRLRFQMLTTEQADASFRSDTSQIAETRARCRNLIRDPATITDLLSYQLIGGVTAGTELEENTCA, encoded by the coding sequence GTGACACATCTGACGATCGAACGCGCCGACGGCCTGCTGACCGTTCAGGATCTGGGCCGCCCCGGATATCTGGCCCAGGGCCTGTCGCGCGGAGGCGCCATGGACCGGCGTGCCCTGTTCGAGGCCTCCGCCCTGCTGGGGCATGACAGCCCTCTCGCGGCCATCGAGATGGCTGCGGCAGGCGGCGTGTTCACGGTTTCCCAGCCCACACGGGTCGCGCTGACCGGCGCGCCGATGATGGCAACACTGGATGACTCGCCGTTGCGCTGGCATGCGACGCATCTGCTGCAGCCGGGCCAGAAGCTGCGCATTGGTGGCGCCCAGGCGGGGGTCTATGGCTATCTGACGCCAGCAGGTGGCATCACCTGCGCCCCCTGGCTGAACAGCCGCGCCGCCCATCTGACCTGCGGGATCGGTGCCTTGTTGCAATCGGGCCAAGGCCTGCCCTGCGGCGTGGATGACACGCCCGACGCCCCGCCCCGCATCGTTGACGCCCAGCCCCGCTTCAATGGCGGCCTGCTGCGCATCGCACCGGGGCCGCAGACCGACCTGTTCGACACCGAGACGCTGGAACGTTTCCTGGGCGCGGAGTTCACCCGGGGGGCGCGCGGCAACCGGCAAGGGGTGCAGTTGGACGCGGACGCTCGTTTTACCAGCCGTTTCGCTGCCGGGCTGGCTTCGGATGTGATCGGGCCGGGCGATGTCCAGATGACCGGCGATGGCATTCCCTATGTGCTGATGGCCGAATGCCAGACCGTTGGCGGCTATCCCCGTATCGGCAGCGTCGTGCCCGCCGATCTGCCGATCATCGCGCAGGCTGCACCCGGCACGCGACTGCGCTTCCAGATGCTGACCACCGAACAGGCCGATGCCAGCTTTCGCAGCGACACCAGCCAGATCGCCGAGACACGGGCGCGCTGCCGCAACCTGATCCGCGACCCGGCGACGATCACCGACCTGCTGTCCTATCAACTGATCGGCGGCGTGACCGCCGGAACGGAACTGGAAGAGAACACATGCGCGTAG
- a CDS encoding LamB/YcsF family protein: MRVDLNSDMGEGFGPWNMGDDASLLDIVTSANIACGFHAGDPDVMARTMRLASENGVGIGAHPGFADLQGFGRRRLHLSAEELGNMVAYQLGAARGIARSMGTNVRHLKLHGALANMASENPDIARACYSAALRVDPELILVVLSATPMQAVAEDLGARWAGEIFADRAYNDDATLLDRSRPGAVLHDATEAGQRMEAMIRAGAIITASGKQIPCRIDTICVHGDSADAVAMAGAVRNHLTGAGIAVRRFD; the protein is encoded by the coding sequence ATGCGCGTAGATCTGAATTCCGACATGGGTGAAGGTTTCGGCCCGTGGAATATGGGCGATGACGCCAGCTTGCTGGATATTGTCACCTCGGCCAATATCGCCTGCGGCTTTCACGCCGGAGACCCAGATGTGATGGCCCGCACCATGCGCCTTGCATCAGAAAACGGCGTCGGCATCGGTGCCCATCCGGGCTTTGCCGATCTGCAGGGATTTGGTCGCCGCAGGCTGCATCTGTCGGCTGAAGAACTGGGCAATATGGTCGCCTATCAGCTTGGCGCGGCCCGGGGCATCGCGCGCAGCATGGGCACGAATGTCCGGCACCTGAAGCTGCATGGCGCCCTGGCGAATATGGCCAGCGAGAACCCCGATATTGCGCGCGCCTGCTATTCGGCGGCCCTGCGCGTTGACCCCGAGTTGATCCTTGTCGTGCTGTCGGCCACCCCCATGCAGGCCGTGGCCGAGGATCTGGGTGCCAGATGGGCGGGCGAAATCTTTGCCGATCGCGCCTATAATGACGATGCCACCTTGCTCGACCGCAGCAGGCCGGGCGCAGTGCTGCATGACGCCACCGAGGCCGGACAGCGCATGGAGGCGATGATCCGCGCCGGGGCGATCATTACCGCCAGTGGCAAGCAGATCCCCTGCCGGATCGACACGATCTGCGTGCATGGCGACAGCGCCGATGCCGTGGCCATGGCCGGGGCCGTGCGCAACCACCTGACGGGCGCAGGCATTGCGGTGCGGCGATTTGACTGA